The Myxococcus virescens sequence TGCTCAGCAGCAGGCCCAGCAGCAGGTAGAGGAGGTTGTTGCCGGTGTTGAGCGCGCCCAGGCCCACGCCGAACGTCACCACCAGATAGGTGCGCCCGATGCGCGTCACCTTGAGGGTGCGCGGCGGGCGGAGCCGCGAGCGAACCCGGGCCCACCATGACGGCAGCCGGGGCTTCACCGGGGCGCCGGGACCTTTCGGGCAATCTCCTCCAGCAGGTGCGCCGCCTCGTCGCGCGCGGTCAAGCCCTGCACGGCGCTGCGCAGCATGATGCGGTGGGCCCAGCAGGGCACCAGCACCGCGCGGACGTCACCGGGCGTGGCGAAGTCCCGGGCGTCCCACAGCGCGTGGGCCCGTGCGGCCGCGCCCAGCGCGAGCACCGCGCGGGTGGAGGCGCCTCGCTCCAGGTCGCCATGCGAGCGCGTGGCCGTGGCCAGCCGCACCACGTAGTCCGCGACCGATGCGTCCAGCCGCAGCGCCGCGGCGAACGAGCGCAGGGACGCCAGCTCCTCGGGCTCGGAGACGGTCTCCACCGCGTCCAGGGGCGGCGTGCCGTCGCGGGTGACGAGCAGCCCGGCCTCCACCTCCGGCGTCGGGTGGCCCAGGGACATGCGCACCATGAAGCGGTCCAGCTGCGAGTCCGGCAGCGGGTAGGTGCCGGAGAAGTCCACCGGGTTCTGCGTGGCCACCACCGTGAAGGGCGCGGGCAGCGCGTGCGTGGCGCCGTCCAGGGAGACCTGGCCCTGGGCCATGGCCTCCAGCAGCGCGGACTGGGTGCGCGGCGGGGCGCGGTTCAGCTCATCCGCCAGCACCAGCTGCCGGAAGAGGGGACCGGGGCGGAACTGGAAGGTGGCCGTCTGCGCGTGGAAGACCTGGGCGCCCAGCACGTCGGCGGGCATCAGGTCCGCGGTGAACTGGACGCGGGCGAAGCTCAGGCCGCAGGCCTTGGCCAGGGCCTCGGCGAGCGTCGTCTTGCCCACGCCCGGGACGTCCTCCAGCAGCACATGGCCGCCGGCGACCAGGGACGTCACCACGAGCTGGAGTTGGGAGGATTTTCCCTGCACCGCGCGGCCCAGCTGGGTGGCGATGCGTTCCATCGCCGAGCGCGCGTTTGCGGGGGAAGGCACCGGGGAGAGGGCGCGGGCAGGCTGGTTCATCTGCCGCCACTGTAGCCGACTCCCTCGATTGCCAACACGCCTCGCGTCCGGGCTTGCGGCGCGGACGCTCCCTCCCTCCCGAGGCGGCGAAGCGCCTACGCCAGGAAGACGTCCTCGGGCGTGTAGTAGGCGGGGCGCGGCGACGTCCCTGTGCCCACACCGAAGTACCGGAACATCCGCTCGTGGTGGGTGGCCAGGCCGCGCAGCTGGACGGGGCGCTCCACCAGGCCTCGCGTCAGGACGCCCACGGCGCTGTCCTTGAACTCCCGCAGGTGGGTGAAGTCCAGGACGACCTCACACCCACTCAGGGCGCTCAGAGAGGTCCGGACCTCTTCCGCCGTCTTGCCGTCCAGCGTGCCTTCCAGCCGCAGCGTCACGGAACCTGCGGACTCCTCACGGTGGATCTGTAGCCCCGACATTGCTGTGCTCTCCAAGTTGGCGCGGAGCCTGGGTTGGAGCGTCATCGCTCCAGTCCTTCCACGGAGGACCCGTGGGGTTCTCCCGCCCGGCGCACAGTGCACATGGTCCGCGGGTTTGGTTACCCCCCACATTGCAACTTTCTCGCGACTGTCGTGCAGCCGTCGCAAGGCTTGTTGCTCAGCGCTCAGCTCTTCTGGCCATTCGTCTTCTGGGCCTCTCGCAGCGTGAGCTGCTTCTCCTGAGCGGCCTTCAGCTTGCGGAATTCCTTCACGACCTTGGCGGGGTAGCCGGCCATGAACTTCGTGCGCGCTTCCTTCTTGGCCAGGATGCGGCGGGCCAGCCCGGGGCCGGCGTTGTAGGCGACCAGGGCCTTCTCCACGGTGCCGAAGCGCTGGATGAGGTCCGCCAGGTACGCGGTCCCCAGCTCCACGTTGGTCTCCGAGTCGAAGAGGTTGCTGGCGCGGCCCAGCCGCAGGCCGGCCTTGTCCGCCAGCCAGGTGCCGGTGTCCGGCATCACCTGCATCAGGCCCATGGCCCCGACGTGGGACACCGCGTAGTTGTTGAAGGAGCTCTCGCAGCGGATCACCGCCACCACCAGGAGCGGGTCGATGTTGTTGCGAGCCGCCTCCCGGACGATGGCCACCGCCAGCCGGCGCTGCTGCCGGGCGGGGAGGCCAGAGGCCTTCACCATCTCCGTGATGCCCAGGGCCTCGGCCTCGGCGTAGTGGGCCTCATCCTCGTAGAGGTGCAGCTTCGCAAGGGTCGCCTTCAGCTCGGCGTCGCGCTCGGCCAGCTTCGCGCGCAGCTCCGTCACCTCCGACCCCTCGCCCTGGGCGCCTTCCGGCACCTGCACCGGAAACGCGACCGCCCCCGTCCCCACCATCCAAGCCGCCACCGCCACCGTCCAGCCCCTCATCCCACCCCTCCCGGCGCCGCAGTGCCGCTCGCGCCCCGTGCACTCCTACGGATGTACTGACCTGCCGACGGAGCAACGCCTAAGCAGCCCGCGTGCCAGAGGTCGCACGTGGCGTGTTTCTCCTTAAGAGCGCCAACGAAATTGCCGTTGCTGGCGCGCGGGATTCCCCGGTGGAGCTGAAAAAATGCCCGGGTGGGGAAGTGCCGTTCCCAACGGGAGACTGTGAAAAGGACCGGGTTGCCCGTCCGGGTTCCTGTTCCTAGGTTTGCCCGCGCCAGGCTGTGGTGCGTGGGGAGGTGCGGCGTGTACTGGACGATGGGAATCATCCTGTTGGTGTTGTGGGGGCTGGGGCTGACCACCGGCTCCACCGAGGGCTACTGGGTCCATCTGCTGCTGCTGTTCGCGATGGTGGCGCTCCTGCTGGCGGTGGTGTCTCAGGGCCGCCGGGCGGCCTCGGCGTGAGGCGCGGGGCGCCCGAGGTGACGGGGGTGGAGCTGCCCCGGGACTCCGTGGGCTTCACGCGCCGCGAGTGCCCGGAGTGTCAGCGGCCCTTCAAGACGCGTCCGGGGCCCATGGACTCGCGCGCGGTCCTGCACAAGCTCCTGGGCTTCTACCCCTTCGAGAACGCCCACGAGTGCGTGGAGGGCATTCCCGTCTGGGGCTGCCCGTACTGCGGCTACCGTGCGGAAGCGGACGCCTTTCTCACGCCCGCCCAGCAGGGGCACCTGGAGGCCGTGGCGCGCGGCTGGGCCAACCACGTGCGGTACGAGCAGCTGGCGCACGTGGCGCGCACGCTGTCCGTCAACCCCAGGCCGACGTTCGTGGCGGTGGAGCCGGAGGCCCTGCCGGGCCCCATGGAGCCAGAGCCGGACGAGCTGCTGCGCGTCATGCCCATGCTCTGCTGTGGCGAAGAGGTGAAGGTCATCTGGGAGTGGGACCAGGCACTCCACTGCTTCTCCTGCGGCGCGCGGCATGATCCGATGAGCGGCCGCCAGCAGGTGGAGCTGCGCTTCGTCTCGGAGTAGCGCCCGGGGTGGACGCGGGCGGGCGGTGACGGCAGGCTGGAGGGGACATGACGTGGGTCTCCCCCCGGGCCATGCTCGCGTGCCTGCTCCTGGCCGCGGGCGCCGCCGCCGCGCACGACGCCGACATCCTCTATATCGAAGCGCACCGCGCCCGGCCCGAAGCGCCCGAGGTCCGTCAGATCCTGACGATGACGCCGGAGACGCTGGCCCTGCTCCTGGGCGACGCGGATGGGGATTCGCTCCTCACGCGGACTGGACTGGACGCGCGGCGTGACGCCATCGCCACGGGCATCTGGGATGCGATGCCGCTGGCTTCTGGAGCCTTGCCGTGCGTGCGGACCGCGCACGCCGCGGCGCCGAGGCAGGCCTTCGTGGAGCTGTCCGCCACCTTCACGTGCCCGCCGGGTGGAATGCGCCAGCGCTTCCTGCTGCTGACGCGGCTGCCGCCAGAGTACCGGGTGATCCTGGGCAGTGTGAGGGAAGGGGAGGTTCCAGGTTCCGTGTTCGCGGATGCCACGCGGCCGGAAGTGGACGTCCCGGAGGGCGGACGCGGCACGCCGCTGCTGAGCCGCTTCGCGGGCTGGGTGGGCCTGGGCGTGCGCCACATCTTCGAGGGCGTGGACCACCTGGCCTTCCTGCTGGCCGTGCTGCTG is a genomic window containing:
- a CDS encoding AAA family ATPase, with amino-acid sequence MNQPARALSPVPSPANARSAMERIATQLGRAVQGKSSQLQLVVTSLVAGGHVLLEDVPGVGKTTLAEALAKACGLSFARVQFTADLMPADVLGAQVFHAQTATFQFRPGPLFRQLVLADELNRAPPRTQSALLEAMAQGQVSLDGATHALPAPFTVVATQNPVDFSGTYPLPDSQLDRFMVRMSLGHPTPEVEAGLLVTRDGTPPLDAVETVSEPEELASLRSFAAALRLDASVADYVVRLATATRSHGDLERGASTRAVLALGAAARAHALWDARDFATPGDVRAVLVPCWAHRIMLRSAVQGLTARDEAAHLLEEIARKVPAPR
- a CDS encoding STAS domain-containing protein, yielding MSGLQIHREESAGSVTLRLEGTLDGKTAEEVRTSLSALSGCEVVLDFTHLREFKDSAVGVLTRGLVERPVQLRGLATHHERMFRYFGVGTGTSPRPAYYTPEDVFLA
- a CDS encoding lytic transglycosylase domain-containing protein, whose translation is MRGWTVAVAAWMVGTGAVAFPVQVPEGAQGEGSEVTELRAKLAERDAELKATLAKLHLYEDEAHYAEAEALGITEMVKASGLPARQQRRLAVAIVREAARNNIDPLLVVAVIRCESSFNNYAVSHVGAMGLMQVMPDTGTWLADKAGLRLGRASNLFDSETNVELGTAYLADLIQRFGTVEKALVAYNAGPGLARRILAKKEARTKFMAGYPAKVVKEFRKLKAAQEKQLTLREAQKTNGQKS
- a CDS encoding lmo0937 family membrane protein, coding for MYWTMGIILLVLWGLGLTTGSTEGYWVHLLLLFAMVALLLAVVSQGRRAASA
- a CDS encoding HupE/UreJ family protein; protein product: MTWVSPRAMLACLLLAAGAAAAHDADILYIEAHRARPEAPEVRQILTMTPETLALLLGDADGDSLLTRTGLDARRDAIATGIWDAMPLASGALPCVRTAHAAAPRQAFVELSATFTCPPGGMRQRFLLLTRLPPEYRVILGSVREGEVPGSVFADATRPEVDVPEGGRGTPLLSRFAGWVGLGVRHIFEGVDHLAFLLAVLLVGGGWRRVLLLVTSFTVAHSLTLGAAALGWVVLDGVQARWVEAAIAASIIYVAVENLVLREHRHRVLVTFLFGLIHGFGFAGVLAGYGLGESVVTALLGFNVGVELGQAVVVAVLLPILRMVQRRPALHTRAVRGLSIGILAAGGYWMVERALG